CAGAATTTCTGGAGAAGAGTGAGGTAGTAAGTGGACAGAAAAATAATGCATGATATCTTAAATCCCATATTGAAAAATTAACATACTTTTCAACATAATCTCAGAAAAAGTTTTTAGTTTATTTACCAAACAGGCAGTCAATGCAGTAGAGACAGACACTACACTGCCTTTGTTCAACAGTTGCAAAATTCCTTGATAAAGTAAACACTATCAAAGTTCATTGAACTGTTCATGACTCCCGAGTGacacagcggtttaaggcactgcatctcagtgcaagaggcgtcactgcagtccctggttcaaatccaggctgcatcacatctggtttagattgggagtcccattgggcagcgcagaattggcccagtgtaatccggggtaggctgtcattgtaaataagtatttgttcttaactgacttgcccggTTAAATAAAAAACTGTCCAATAAGACTATAGAGAatatttgcatttctacaagTGAATAATTTAGTGGACTCAACCCATTTAGTACAGGTAAAAGTAAATACTTCTCACACTTTTTACACCTGCAACAAGTAGCCATTACGATGGTTCCTGTTTGCACATCATTCCAGTCGCGCTAGGGCCTGAAGCTGAGCTGACCCCATAGGTGTGACTGACACAAATGGAAGGTCAGCCACAGTGGCTTTCAGAGTCTGTGTAGTTGGTCTTGGCCATCCAGACCGGTCTTCGGATGGCTACAGAAGAAGCCATGACCCTTCCAGACAGTTCAGCCTAGGTGGGAGGACAGCTGAAGCGTGAACTGGCCAATGATCTTCAGCTCATTGAGGATCGCCACATAACTCTGTGCTGAACGATCCTCAGTGATCTCCAGCAGCAGCCTCCTCTGGTAGTCGGATAGGTAGCGCAGGTAGTTGGCCGTCTTGGCAAACATGCTAGCAGTCTGGTACATCTTCTCTACTCGAGTCTCAGTGAAACGCAATCGCTCAGCCAGGACCGGCGCCTCCTTGTTCTCTGTGGGCTTCATCGCCTGGAAGATGGCCGACATAAAGCAGTTAACCTGAGGAATCTGGTTGTAGGCTGGAGACTGGCAGTTGTGAAGCCTGTACATCTTGGAGAACAGCTCCCTGTACGGCTTCAAGCTGGCAGGATTTGGCCAAGAGCTCTGAACCAGGTCCTCAAACTCTGGAACCATGGTAGAGTCTGGTGGGCTAGAGCTGGTTGGTGAAGTTTATGCCAAGATACTTGGCGGCTCGTGCTATGAGGCTCTGAAGCTCCTTAGCTGCCAGTAAGTCCTGTTTGGAGATAGGACCATCAGTTGACGGAGAGGCATCCTCCCCTTCCACATCCCTGAAAGGTCTCAAGGCAGATGAGATGGAGGAGGGCTCCTCTTCCTGCTTCACAATGGTATGGGAGATAAGTCTCTCTGCTCGCTTTCCTGAGACAAGGTGGATGCCTGAGGGATGGAGGCATGAATATGTGTAGTTTGGGCTGAAGTGGGGAATGACACAACAGCTTCTGCACCTTTCCTCTCCAGAACCTCAATGCACTTCTCCAGAACTGCCCACTGTAGCTGGGTGGCCTGTTGCTGGGCCTCTAGTCTCTGTTGAACCATCTCCACCTGCTCCGTGTCTGCTCTCTGACCGGACAGCCTGCCGCGACTCTCTCTGAGACCTCCTCCACTTTCCAGAGGAGCAGAAGTCAGTAGGAGGAGGAATACGAGGAAGATGGAGAGCGTTTCCGCCGGAGGCTACCACGGATCCGTTTGAAGTGCTTGGTGCAGTGCGAGCGGCATTTTGAGAAATGGTGTTGTTTGCCGAACCCTGGAAGTCAGCATGTGGGAACCTGATTGGCTCATGGATAGGGTGGTCAGCTGACTGCTGAATAGCAAGTTGTGAGAGCAAAGTGTCTTTTGGGATGCTGGAATTGGGCCCTGTCTGCGGGGAGAGGGTGGTGAACAACACTGGCATGGTGGACGAATAGACAGGTGTGGTAGTAGAGGTCCGAGGTGGAGGCAGAATGGGGACTGGGTCTTCCTCCAGTTTTGGTTCCTTGATGGGAGCTGAGGTGGTCTCAGACTTGAGCTTAACTTCAGACAGTGCTGCCTCATGCTTCCTCTGCTGGCTCTCATGGTGCATTATCTCCTGAACTTTGGTGAGGCAGTTGCTCCAGTCCATCTTGGCACACTGGGGGCATTTCCCATACTCCAGAACAGCCTCCTTGGCATGTTGGATGCCCAGACATTGCAGGCACAGCTCATTGGTGTCTTTGACATGAATCTTGTGTTTGCGACAGTCACACCACGTGAACCTTGGGGACGAAGTTATCATGGCTAACAACTGTTGAGAGCAAGGACCCAAGATGCCTCCTGCCAATGTTCTCAGTTTAGGAGATATTGTTGGCTCCCCTGTAACAAAAAAATTGCCATATGAGCCCAACATATGTCATCAACGTTCATCATAATTGCGCatatatttgttttatgtttAGCTGACTAGCTtggtcagtagctagctagctatcataaaCTACTGCTGGCTACGAGAGCTAGTCCATCGCCGAAAAGCAAAATAATTAAGATTTTATTAGAAAATGGCAGAATACTTACAACTTTTTTTATACATATATATCTCATAAAGATCACTTAAAAAGTAGACTCGGCAGTATGCGAATACAATTTGCATTAAACTGTCTTTGTGTTGTCCTTCATCCATTTGTTTGTTGATGTTGCAGAGACCAGCCAGGCAAGCTACCTAGAAGGTAAACATACATTGAAAACGTAGCTATGCATATTGGAGACCATATATGGAAGAAAAATGCACGCACTCCTACCCCAATCGAATCTGATAAGGTTTGCTTTGTTGTTTATTCGAAATGATGATCTGCAAAGATACAGGAAATGTGTAGATATGTCCTGCAGTTGCTCCTACGTCGTACTCTGTGCGACAGAAGCTAAAGAGCAAAGATCTTGTAACAACCAGATCCCACGATTGCACGGTCTCCTGTAGAATTAGTTAAAACACTAGAATGCACATGAACCTGATGGTATAAAGATCAGCcatttggtcagggagttggtcaacctgccagtgctgtgataagatagTGTAAAAGAATGCATTTGAATGTatctgcactgtatgtttgttagccAGACAGTTTTAGAGGAATTATTCCATACATTAAAATGAACTGCCAATATTCTATTCAAACTatgcagtcaatccacagccctgaatttgtccaaaataAACAAATTTCAGTTTAAAAAATAGTTTATTTTCGACAATTTCAGGGGTGTACTTATTCAGTTGATTCTGTTGTGCAACCGAATGCTTTGCAACAGTTTGGACGAATGATTACAGCCCTGATTGATTGAGAACGCATAGAGGGTGCTATGTCATAAATcctcaaagttccagaatggGTTGAAAATAgcagccatattggtcagggagaTATACAAACCAGTTTAATTGGACTGAATGGCAGTAGAGGCCTAATCAACATTTGAGTGTAGGTAGGACATTTTGGGTGGCGAAAAGTACTGACATTTCTTATTCGGTTTTTGGAACCGCTTGCCATTGACATGCCGTAAGAGGCGTGTTCAGCCTCCTTGTATTTGGGTGTACCACGGCATCTGTCCAGAGACAgatttgcaactgtttggacttTCTATTAGACAAGTTCAGGTAATGCCCTCCCTGTTTTGTTTGCTTAGATTTTGCAACAAAATCAGCGGAATGATTAGACCCCTGTTAAGTCCCTCACCGTTTCATTTGCTtttgtttaagaaacgttttgcaacagaatcggcggaatgaatacaaccCAGTCTTTAAATACCTTAGCTGGCAGTTACTGTATCAAACATTTCCATAATCTCTTCTATTGATACTGAATGAATACTCTAGTACGTTTGGGACATTTTCATAATTGGAGCTATATGATGAAGATGAAATGCTGTAGTCGAGATTATAAACAGGACTACATTTACTTCTGGACATTAGCAGAATCCATGTTATGACTGGAAAATGCTTGTGTGTGGAACATTACAGATAGTGTTGATCTGTCAACTCTTGCTCGAAATAGGACCTACAAATCGTTGATTAGCTGTTAAAAGTAGCGTTTAACCATGTTTGCATCTACTTATCAACACGACAGGATTCGACAAATTCAAAGTACGAAGAGAAACGTTTTatattcacctttattttacattttttactttcaCATTGGTCTTTAAACCTTTTCTTTTCAAGTTATGATTCTTGAATTTCTTCTGGAAACCACCAGACTGAACCTGTTGAGAATACAAAGAGAGCTGTGTTACTAATTTCAGTAATTCAAAAACCACATAGTCAGACCTGTTTGTGTGGAAGACCGCGCAACACTATTGGTGTAAAGACAGTGCTGTGAGAGTTAAGCCGTCTGACCTTTTTGCGTTTCTGTGGCGCCTGTTTATCAACTTCCATCTCCTCATCGTCATCCGTTTTAAAGTCATCCTCTTTTTCCGCCTCCATACCCTCCCCAGTCTCTTTTTGCAGAGAAAATAAAGAGGCTATAGGGAAAGAAAAAGCCAGACATCAGTTTTCTCCTTCCAGAAAGGAAGGGAAATTGATCAAATAAATCAAAATGAACTTGAATCCACATATCAGGTTATTGCTCGTCCACAGCAGACATTGTCACCATTGACTGTTTTACACATTAAATGACTGAGGTACTAACATGGGTACAGGTCACTCATGCTGTCCTCTGAGTCGCTGCCACCCTCGTCGCCGGAGTCAGGAGCCCACGCTCCATTCCCCCGCTGGGTATTCCCCCGATGGGTGTTGcgccccctctccccatctctatcTCTGGGCTTCTTCTGTCGGAGGCTGGCTGGAATGTACTCCACTCCCTGTTGTACACACGCTTCATCTAGGGGAGAGATTAGATCATTCATAAACTGTACTGACAACAATGAAATCAAACCTTCTATCTGGTGTTTCAGGTAGTTCTATTCTACCTATCCAACAAAACTCAAAATGGAAAACCCTCAAACTGAGTGGAAAGGAAGCATCAACATTTGAGTGTAGGAAGGACATTTTGGGTGGCGAAAAACTGACATTTCTTCTTTGCTTTTTGGAACCGCTTGCCATTGACATGCCGTAAGACCTGGTGTGGCAGGCGATTGATATGTCTGAGTGTTAACTTGCAGAAGAGATGATTGCTGTAGGTCAGACATACAGAATTTGTCAGTAACAATTCAAACTGGTtgagaggcagacaggcagctgATAATCACAGAAGTCCTGTAAACAGGTACTGAAAGTCCTGTAATCAAGTACTGAAAGTATGACTCTTGGAGAATACTTACGGTTGCTTCGAGCTGGGCACAACATGAGGTTCATATTGACCATAGTTGAACTCTGCGGTAGAACTTAGTTTCTGATATTTCTTCCCTTTCGTGAATTTCTGGAGCTCTGTGAGGTTGCAAGGACAATCATGTCCATTGAGTGTGCATTTAATCTGAAAAGGGGGGTAAAACAAAACACTGTCATTTTTTTACGTCTTGTTGCGCACATCATTCGCAGATTCAACCAGCCATTTGACAGAGCAGAAGCCACTAGCTGACAAGCTAGCTGCGCAGCCTATTGTCATATCTGTGCTATCGTTATGAGCTAACTAACGGTAGCTGGCTAGTTTATACAGTATTTTGTAAAAATACGTTTTTTGGAAATTCTTCTAGCTAACCTTTTTACCGTCATCCGTAAATTCAAGAAATGGGTGATTCAGAAGGAACGCTTTGATATCTGCAGGTAGGTCCATGGTCGAGTAATCAAGTGGCTAGCTAGATAAGGTTATTTTATTttagctcactagctactagCTGACTGTCCCTATCATGTATGCAGGGTCCGAGACACGTGTGTACGCCGGCGTATTTCTTCCTCGCAAGATGCGTAGTACTTTGCCACCACCTATTGTTCATTACAGTATGAAGCAGTCTGAGATAGGGCCTAGTACTCAAGACAAAAGAAACAAAACTGTCTGTAATGCATAAATATCAATAGAAATTGGACAATACAATtcaccaaatgaaacactgaAAAGTTTAACATTGACGTTGGAATGAATGATAGAGGCGATTTTCCAAATATAATATACTAATATAAATCACAAGATAGACATCACGAAACTGGCCACAAAACTGCCTGATGTGAATCTATCGATCCTGAAATTGTGTTCCAGTCTGATACACATGCAAAATTTGATTTTTTTTATACTCATCATTACAAGGACAGATATATTGCAGATGTAGATTTCTTGAAGTATTTGTTAAGCAATGTTTGGACATTGCGTCAAGGCATCATTTCCGGCAGCTTGTTTCGGTTTCCACTAATTACCACAACCACAAAGTAAAAATGGTCTATATCGTAAAAATATATGAGAGTATAAATgtgtttttggtcttaatttaaggttagggtgagGAATAAGGTTAACAggttggttaaggttaggtttaaaatcctttaaaaatatatacatataaatggGCGGGGTTTAGGACTTTATGGTTGTGGTAACTAGCGACGACTAATATTGTTATCAGTCAGCTGACAGTGCGTGACAGGTTTAGACCAAAGACACTAACCGTTGCAGTTAAGCAAAATCCAATTTGTGCATTACGATTGTCATTTTGACTTTTTCAGCGGAAATTTGTGTTAGAACCCCCTCTTATATGTTAAGTGCACTGGTGATGAGCATAGTAATATAAGTCAACTAGCATCTGTTGTTAAGTTAGCTACTATCTATGCTatgcctagctagctaacgcatCCTTCCGTAATTCATTTTAGTGTAGTTAATTATACGTAAGGAACAATATGTCTGGACCAAATGGAGATCCTAACATCCCAAGTGACGATGGCATCATTGAGGATGAAGATGAATTCAACGAAGAAGGTAATACTGGTATGTTTCAGATGTCAATGTCATCATACTCCATCTAGCGTCATCTCTTCACCTGTGAGTAAGGGatactgttagtgtgtgtgtattctcatTCTCCGCTGTTTACATAGGTAAGTCAAAAGTGCCTGCATTTGTCTGTTAGGACTTGCATCGTCTCTGTTCTTACATCACTCtcgtttggcagagtatgcagcCATCAACACTATGCTGGATCAGATCAACTCCTGCCTGGATGACCTGGAGGAACGCAACGATTCACTGAATGGCAAACTACATGAACTGTTGGAGTCTAACCGGCAGGCCAGGCAGGAGTTCAGAGTTCAGCTGACCACTGCTACACCCCCAGGAGAGGAGCAACTGTTCCCAGACCAGGATTCTCCAGCCACTGAAGGGGAGAAGGGCggagaggcagagtgagaggACAAAGCTTGACTAGAGATCTTCTCATACAAATCAACAACATTCCTTTCATCTATATGAGCATATTTCCTCAAGTGTTCCTGTGTGGTGTGTCGACACTTAGATAAGTGTGAATAGGGTTTGTCCTTTTCTGCCCCTTACATGTAGTGCTTATGAATCCACACTCAGCTGTAGAAATCTTAAGATGGTTCCTGCAAAGGGAAGTCAAATTAGCCAAAAGCTGACAGTTTATTCTGTGTGTTGAAGTGATTAGTTTATGCCAACACGTATCCACCACCACATACTATGTATACTAATGTTTCAGTTTAGCTACCTGTATACAGTCAATTGATACAATAGTACTTATTTATCCCCGTGCTTGGTATGGGGTGAAAGCATGTGGAATGAGCTCAGTGATTGACATAACTGGTTGTTTGTAGTCAATATTTACCTCTTTGTGGGGAAACTACCTTTACAGCAATAATGCAATATTCCAAATTATGTGACTTTCATTGGTCAATGTTATTCAGTGATGTGCAAGAAGAGATTCATGTTTTGTGCTGTGTTCCACTTTTTCCTATTCTGTTTTTGTTAGCCAggtataaatacagtatatttaatGTTACTGAGTGTGACATCTTGAGAATTGCTAACTTAAAGCACTAGCTCTctaaaacatttcaaacaatgaACAGGTGTGATATATTCAATAGTGAGGCAATAGTCATATTTTATTTATAAATTAAAATGACCCCAATACAGAAAACAAACATCCCCCCAAAATACAAGAAACTTCTAGCTGCTAGAAAACAACTATTTTGTTCATCTGAGTTTGTCATTTGTTGAATAAAAATACATTAAGAAACATACAGCTTTGTTTGACATTTCATCACGCTCTGGTCCTGTAATATTTCAGTGGGACCGGAACCAGATAATCTAGCAGACAACTGCACTTACCTTCATCAAAACCAATATGTATCTGCTCTTCCTCTGTGCAGGTTAACTAATAAAACAACTGGCAATTCACTTAAAGTATAATCTGGAAGGGAAAGATTGATTCCTTACATGTTCCTCAAAAGAAGAAAATAAAGTGTCTATTTCAACTTGCTGTGATTGATGACTTATCTGTGGAGTGCTACATTACTTTTAGTTTTGTGTAGTTCTGTCTACAACTTAAACATCCTATATTCAGGTAGAGAAGTCTCCTCACCAGTAGATCAGTGACAAATGCCTATCCATGTCTTGTGATGAACCATGAATAGatctccattcttgtgtattttattcttcTTGTGGACTATTATTTCTAACTCTGCATTGTTTGGAAGGGCtgataagtaagcatttcactgtaaagtctacacccgtggtatttggcgcatgtgacaaataacatttaatttgagaTCACAAGCTGGTGAATCATCCCATTCCTTCTATTGGTGCTCTTCAAAATCAGAGCTGCTGGTTATCAGTTTCTTTAACTGCTAGTCTGCTACACTAATTGACTATCACTGGGGAAAAGACACTTCATTCTCCATGCCAGGGGCCAAGAGATTTTCCTGGCCAGTTAGGGCCCTGAGTTTCACCCAGGCATGTCTCATGGTTAGGAAAAACTCAAAAGTCCTATCATTCCACTTCATTGGTGTTGATAATAACCTTGATGTTAGGTTACCCAGTTGAAAGGTGACAACGCTGCCATGCAATTCTTGTACAGACTGTTCTACTCCAATGAAAACGACTCTACTAGTCAAGTGTACTGGAGCGTACAAGATGTGAAAAACAGAATGAAGTTACAACGCAATTTAAAAGGTTGGAAAACAAGCACAATACTACTCAACTCTTTTAGTTTACACATCACAACGTGACACTATGTTAATGCAACATTGCAGGACATTTGAAATGGTAAATATTAATGGGGTGACAGGCGTTGGAAATCCACCCAACGTATCAACTGGCAGTAGGTAGACCTAATGCTTCCAACTGAGGAAAAATATAAGTGATCACTTACCTTCGCATAAAACTGGTTCTCAGTTGAGAACAAACTATGGCAAAGAGGATCTGTTCTCAGCCAACTTGTTCTCCCTTTCAGAGTCACATCTAAAAAGGAACTTTTTATGGTCTTAGGATGTCTACTCCAGCACTTTCACAACATTATGAGATTTTCAGTAAGAGAAGCTACATTCTAAGGCTCACTAAAAGCATGTACTGCTTCCTAACATTGCAGAAACACTACTGACCTAAAATTCTCCCAGTCTTGACAAAGCCATATGAGCTTATAGCTCAGCCTTTTGGAGGTTCATGTGCAACTTAGGCACAACACCAGTGGGATTTAGGCAGCAACCACGGGGTTAAAGAGCTAAAGAAGTCAGAATGGCTTTAGTAGTACAGTGACGATGGGAAAACAGTAGCTCACGGTGTATCTGAGCAAAATAGACAAAGCAGTTAGGACTTATCCCCTTTGAAACCCCCCTCGAACATATCCCCTCGCCTGCTAATACATCCCAAGAAATCTCCATTACAGTTCAGTTTGTGTAAAAAAATGTCAAGGACAGTAACACTTCAACAAAGCTAGGATCAAATCAAGGTTCATCGTTACTCGACATTCAAACAAAAGTACAGTTTACTTTTTAAACGTTTAGTTCCCACCCCCCTCACATTTTTTTGTTCTTCAGATAAAAGTCAACTGCTAAAATGCTACATTCTAAGTCTTACTAAAAGCATTGTTAGCTTTATGGGAAATGCCTGGACTAAAACAACACCATTCCCTTCCTAAACTTGGCTACAATGTGTTACGGAGTTAGATTGAACACAACGTGTTGTTGAACTAAGCTTGACCTTTGTTTTCACTGGACCCTTTTAACACTAtgatagaaacacaaaacatccaCACGTTGTTTCCCGATGGTTCTCCTCTTCAGTCAGGTTTAACTGAACGCCTGTTAGAAATACATCTGTATCTAGTTGTGGTtgtgttataaaaaaaaaataacaccTAGGTATGCCAGGAGGGACCACTGGTTTTGAGTTGCCAGGGTGTTCTTTTCTTGGTCTATTGAGCTATACAGAAAAGGAGGTGGGGGATGCTGTCCCAAACTAACCGACCCTGTCCTAGGGTAGCGATTGTACTGGATATCATCTTTTTCTTCCACTCTCTCAACGTCTCTGTGTTGTCCTCCCGGACCTTCTTTTGGATCCCTCCTTTGCGTTCCCGTCGCCCAGCTTCTCCTCTTGGGCAGCTGCCTCCTCTTCCGTCTCTCCCGTGACTGGCTCCTCCTCGGTATCTTCTGTGACTGGTCCTAGGTCTAGGGTTGGCTCTTCCTCCTTGTCCTCAGGCCCAGCTAGGCTCTGCTGCTCTGGGGTGGCTTGGCCCAGGGTCCCCCTCGTGCTGCTGGTGGTAGGGGTGCTGGTAGTGGCGAGGTGCTGCTGGGATAAAGATGAGGCTGAGGGAGTGTTGTCCTGGGGTTGAGGGCAGGGCTGAGAGGGCCTCAGCGTGGTGGTGGGCGGCAGTAAGGCAGGGCTGCCGAGGACCTCTGAAGGCAGGCTGTGGTTACTGCCACACCCTGCATCTCCATCCACGGGAGTAGGTTCCAATGTCCCATCCTTCTGGCTACGCAAGGCCCTGTACTTCTGTAGGGGAGAGAAGGCACAAGCGTATAGGATTTAACGGCGATGACTGCAACAGACAGACAACTATAGGCAAACCCGTAAATGTTGTGTGGGTAGCGTCTTAATTCATACACAGTACGTGCGATTATACAACCAACCTTGAGGTTCTCAAAGTGTTTGAGTGACTTGCAG
The Salvelinus fontinalis isolate EN_2023a chromosome 10, ASM2944872v1, whole genome shotgun sequence DNA segment above includes these coding regions:
- the LOC129863592 gene encoding surfeit locus protein 2-like; translation: MDLPADIKAFLLNHPFLEFTDDGKKIKCTLNGHDCPCNLTELQKFTKGKKYQKLSSTAEFNYGQYEPHVVPSSKQPNHLFCKLTLRHINRLPHQVLRHVNGKRFQKAKKKYEACVQQGVEYIPASLRQKKPRDRDGERGRNTHRGNTQRGNGAWAPDSGDEGGSDSEDSMSDLYPSSLFSLQKETGEGMEAEKEDDFKTDDDEEMEVDKQAPQKRKKVQSGGFQKKFKNHNLKRKGLKTNVKVKNVK
- the bbln gene encoding UPF0184 protein C9orf16 homolog isoform X1 is translated as MSGPNGDPNIPSDDGIIEDEDEFNEEGNTEYAAINTMLDQINSCLDDLEERNDSLNGKLHELLESNRQARQEFRVQLTTATPPGEEQLFPDQDSPATEGEKGGEAE
- the bbln gene encoding UPF0184 protein C9orf16 homolog isoform X2; its protein translation is MSGPNGDPNIPSDDGIIEDEDEFNEEEYAAINTMLDQINSCLDDLEERNDSLNGKLHELLESNRQARQEFRVQLTTATPPGEEQLFPDQDSPATEGEKGGEAE